DNA sequence from the Thermococcus gammatolerans EJ3 genome:
AGAATTTAAAGAAAATCCCAAGATACAATACAAGTTTAGGTGACGAATGTATGAAGATTATTACAACACTCAGTATTCATCTGCAGTTCATCGAAATGACCGTACTCATATCCCAAGAAAGCACTGCAATAAGGTTCATGGGGGGAACATAATGAGAGTCCTCTTCCTCTCCCCCCACACGGATGATGTTGAGCTGGGGGCCGGCGGGACTTTGGTGAAGTTCCTGGAACTCGGTCACGAAATACTCTGGGTGGTGTTCTCCACTGCTGAGGAATCCCTGCCAGACAACATGCCAAAGGACACGTTAAAAAGGGAATTCCTGGGAGTAATAAACGATCTGGGTCTAAAAGGGGAGAACTACAGGATACTGAACTTTCATGTCAGGAGGTTACATGAATACAGGCAGGAGATTCTTGAGGAGTTAGTGAAAATCAGGAAAGAGTTTGCACCGGATTTGGTCATTGGTCCCTCGCTTAACGACTACCACCAGGATCATCAGGTTGTGGCGTGGGAGATGACCCGAGCGTTCAAGAACACGTCCTCAATAATCTGTTACGAGCTTCCTTGGAACCATGTGACGTTTAACACTCAGCTCTTCATCAAGCTGGAGGAAAAGCACGTTAAAAAGAAGGTCGAGCTCTTAAGTAATTATGAGA
Encoded proteins:
- a CDS encoding PIG-L deacetylase family protein, which translates into the protein MRVLFLSPHTDDVELGAGGTLVKFLELGHEILWVVFSTAEESLPDNMPKDTLKREFLGVINDLGLKGENYRILNFHVRRLHEYRQEILEELVKIRKEFAPDLVIGPSLNDYHQDHQVVAWEMTRAFKNTSSIICYELPWNHVTFNTQLFIKLEEKHVKKKVELLSNYESQLLLNRPYFSKDFIFGWARMRGVQVKAEFAEAFEVIRWIL